Proteins co-encoded in one Metabacillus sp. KUDC1714 genomic window:
- a CDS encoding YjcZ family sporulation protein, producing MGGTYSGGFALIVVLFILLIIVGAAWL from the coding sequence ATGGGCGGAACATATTCAGGTGGATTCGCGTTGATCGTTGTATTGTTCATCTTGTTAATTATCGTTGGTGCAGCGTGGTTATAA
- the yhaM gene encoding 3'-5' exoribonuclease YhaM, whose amino-acid sequence MAKGILHYDVGEQVDVHLLIKSSTKGIASNGKAFLTLILQDTSGEIEAKLWDASQDDEATYSPQSIVKIFGDIHHYRGRNQLKIRNIRPKHEEESVDIADFLETAPIAKDVMNDKITQYIFDMKNPNIQRLTRYLLKKHGAAFIEYPAATKNHHEFVSGLAYHVVSMLDLAKSIATLYPSLDTDLLYSGVILHDLGKVIELSGPISTTYTVEGNLIGHISIMVNEIAKAAEHLQIEGEEVVVLQHLVLSHHGKAEWGSPKPPMIKEAEILHYIDNLDAKMNMLDRALERVKPGEYTERVFALDNRAFYKPTFHE is encoded by the coding sequence ATGGCAAAAGGTATACTCCATTATGATGTAGGTGAACAAGTAGATGTACATCTGCTTATCAAATCTTCTACAAAGGGGATTGCAAGCAATGGGAAGGCATTTTTAACATTAATCTTACAAGATACATCAGGTGAAATTGAAGCAAAGCTCTGGGACGCTTCCCAAGATGATGAAGCTACCTATTCGCCACAAAGTATCGTTAAAATCTTTGGTGATATTCACCACTATCGTGGACGCAATCAATTAAAAATTCGTAACATTCGTCCAAAGCATGAGGAGGAATCTGTAGACATTGCAGACTTTCTAGAAACGGCTCCAATTGCGAAGGATGTCATGAATGATAAAATCACACAATATATATTCGATATGAAAAATCCAAATATTCAACGACTAACAAGATATTTGTTGAAAAAACATGGGGCTGCTTTTATTGAATATCCAGCAGCAACAAAGAATCATCATGAATTTGTATCTGGATTAGCATATCATGTTGTATCAATGCTTGATTTAGCTAAATCAATCGCAACATTATATCCAAGTCTTGATACCGATCTCCTATATTCAGGTGTCATTCTACATGATTTAGGAAAAGTAATTGAGTTGTCAGGCCCAATTAGTACGACCTACACAGTTGAAGGCAACCTGATAGGACATATATCAATTATGGTGAATGAAATTGCGAAAGCAGCGGAGCATTTACAAATTGAAGGAGAAGAAGTGGTAGTTCTACAGCATTTAGTTCTAAGTCATCATGGTAAAGCTGAATGGGGAAGTCCAAAACCGCCAATGATAAAAGAGGCAGAAATCCTCCACTACATTGATAACCTTGATGCTAAGATGAACATGCTTGACCGAGCACTTGAGCGGGTTAAGCCTGGTGAATATACAGAGAGAGTATTCGCTTTAGACAACCGAGCATTTTATAAGCCAACTTTTCATGAGTGA
- a CDS encoding tryptophan transporter: MNTRVLVTLSLFAAIGAVLHMVMPPFYNGMKPDMMLIMMFIGILLFPSLKNVTLLSIVTGILSALTTTFPGGQIPNIIDKFITAFVFYGLFLVVKKIAQKVATATVLAVIGTIVSGTIFLSAALMIVGLPGGVAFTTLFLTVVLPATLFNGAAMIVILPIVQAIFKRSNRITIA, encoded by the coding sequence ATGAATACAAGAGTTTTAGTTACATTATCGTTATTTGCTGCAATTGGGGCTGTGCTCCATATGGTCATGCCGCCTTTCTACAATGGAATGAAGCCGGATATGATGTTGATCATGATGTTTATAGGAATTTTGTTATTCCCAAGTCTGAAAAATGTAACATTACTAAGTATTGTTACAGGGATTTTATCTGCGTTAACCACTACGTTTCCAGGTGGGCAAATTCCTAATATTATTGACAAATTCATTACAGCATTCGTGTTTTACGGATTATTCTTAGTAGTAAAGAAAATTGCACAAAAGGTAGCTACAGCAACTGTATTAGCAGTTATTGGCACAATTGTTTCAGGAACAATATTTTTATCTGCAGCTTTAATGATTGTTGGATTACCAGGCGGTGTCGCCTTCACAACATTGTTTTTAACTGTTGTTCTTCCAGCCACATTATTTAATGGAGCAGCGATGATTGTGATTTTACCAATTGTTCAGGCTATTTTTAAACGCTCTAACCGAATAACAATCGCGTAA
- the serC gene encoding 3-phosphoserine/phosphohydroxythreonine transaminase has protein sequence MKLRAYNFNAGPAAIPLPVLERAQKELVNFQNTGMSVMELSHRSKDYEEVHNRANTLLRELLGIPDTYEVLFLQGGASLQFSMIPMNFLQENKTAHFIMSGSWSEKALKEAKVFGETRILASSKEDKYAHIPGDYSLEELEDGAYLHITSNNTIYGTQWNEYPTSPIPLIADMSSDILCKEIDVEKFSLIYAGAQKNLGPSGVTVVIVKKDFLETARSNVPTILKYSTHAESNSLYNTPPTFAIYMLSLVLEWVKEQGGVKNIQKINEEKAGYIYSAIDESEGFYKAHATEDSRSLMNITFTLPNEELTKKFLQEAKDRQFIGLAGHRSVGGCRASTYNAVPKEACAALAKFMTEFKNQNQ, from the coding sequence ATTAAATTGCGAGCTTATAACTTTAATGCAGGACCAGCAGCTATTCCATTACCTGTGCTAGAACGTGCACAAAAAGAACTAGTGAATTTCCAAAATACTGGAATGTCTGTTATGGAGCTTAGCCACCGTAGCAAAGATTATGAAGAAGTGCACAATCGTGCAAATACTTTATTAAGAGAGCTGCTAGGAATACCTGATACGTATGAAGTATTATTTTTACAAGGTGGAGCAAGTTTACAATTTTCAATGATTCCAATGAATTTTCTTCAAGAAAACAAAACTGCCCACTTCATTATGTCAGGCTCTTGGTCTGAAAAAGCTTTAAAAGAGGCGAAAGTTTTTGGAGAAACACGCATTTTAGCATCAAGTAAGGAAGATAAATATGCTCATATTCCAGGAGATTATTCTTTAGAAGAACTTGAAGATGGAGCATACCTTCACATTACATCTAACAATACAATTTACGGGACGCAATGGAATGAATACCCAACAAGTCCAATTCCATTAATTGCAGATATGTCTAGTGATATTTTATGTAAGGAAATCGATGTTGAGAAATTCTCACTAATTTATGCTGGAGCTCAAAAAAACCTTGGTCCTTCAGGTGTTACTGTTGTGATCGTGAAAAAAGACTTTCTAGAAACGGCGCGTTCGAATGTTCCAACGATCCTAAAGTATTCAACACATGCTGAAAGTAACTCTTTATATAACACACCGCCAACCTTTGCTATCTATATGCTTTCACTAGTATTAGAGTGGGTTAAGGAGCAAGGTGGCGTTAAGAATATACAAAAAATCAATGAAGAAAAAGCTGGCTACATCTATTCTGCAATTGACGAAAGTGAAGGCTTTTATAAAGCCCATGCTACAGAGGACAGTCGTTCTTTAATGAATATTACCTTTACCTTACCTAACGAAGAATTAACGAAGAAATTTCTTCAAGAGGCGAAAGATCGTCAGTTTATCGGTCTTGCTGGCCATCGCTCCGTTGGTGGTTGCAGAGCTTCTACTTATAATGCAGTTCCAAAAGAAGCATGTGCAGCATTAGCTAAATTTATGACTGAATTTAAAAATCAAAATCAGTAA
- a CDS encoding ATP-binding protein: MKIEKLMIYGYGKFENQTIEFTDSKLQIIYGENEAGKSTIMSFIHSILFGFPTKQQTGNRYEPKRGSAYGGYLMIRTEENQQLKIERRPGKAGGEVIVELEGGTVQKEEYLQTILGGIDLETYKSIFSFDIHGLQQIHKMNSDQIGKFLFLSSIYGAEALFTIEHTLIKQQDMLFKPSGKRPVLNEALSKLKESNRQLLEAKGKNNEYQQLLTEKDSLKERLLSLDLNKKQQITKQKKLEKVKAILPLIRERNWCVDQLSLLPDTTGFPEDGLQQLDQFVLTLQPMEAQLHSLRSKNQQYEVEAEELTVNHKVLTLLPTIHSIREQLPLYKEKKHNEHLKEQRIEQLKHEINLYKQRLYPQLNDEEVSKIHATVPIKESIKKALADDQHLNQRKKMVDEQFEQAKKSLEETEWKISDLQKNVLSAEERKALENEVSRKEALNPAHIKAEHQQILSQIQGRRREHKKEKKQRVLLVGGLALLLLIGSCWFISEQDWLISGILIIGLIVALLQLKRVITKEDPLIDHLTSRQKILEQEIISLKESGEDYQSLSELMKILDKDNKIIQALHHEQLLHKQHERTYDRVLKLYEEWEDDYFKSTESSSRLAKLLQLEKSTTPDALLEAFDLLQHIQQIMLKRQQNLAELLIINQEIVQYENTVNETLQACGLEKDSIEEAVYELFKLSSLEVEKNDQLLKIMDRKSETEEAIDTLTNKMNFLKDEKEELLIRVGVENEDEFRKMAKNHLKREELTKQKMWVEKQLTTEMNVNLETIPVDEYEDIDEKLFELEKVIEFSEQDGKKTQQEYSSVLHKINEIEQSGTYSKLRHATENEKAVVREYAEQWVVRALAKDLLNQTVERHREVRLPALLAYIEKYFKKLTSNKYKHVFLPNNKQSFIVERSDGMRFFAEELSQATAEQLYLSIRLALVKTINEQFHLPIMIDDSFVHFDHHRTANIMQLLQELKQDNQVIYFTCHQHISKTYHSNNMVNLSELYVG; this comes from the coding sequence TTGAAGATTGAAAAGCTTATGATATACGGGTATGGAAAATTTGAAAATCAAACCATTGAATTTACTGATTCAAAACTGCAGATTATCTATGGAGAAAACGAAGCTGGTAAATCGACCATTATGTCCTTTATTCACAGCATCTTATTTGGTTTTCCAACTAAACAACAAACTGGAAATCGTTATGAGCCAAAAAGAGGATCCGCATATGGTGGTTATCTTATGATACGAACAGAGGAAAATCAACAATTAAAAATAGAAAGACGTCCAGGAAAGGCTGGGGGAGAGGTAATTGTTGAATTAGAGGGAGGAACTGTTCAAAAAGAGGAGTATTTACAAACAATCCTAGGCGGGATTGACCTGGAAACATATAAGTCAATTTTCTCTTTTGATATTCATGGACTTCAACAGATTCATAAGATGAACTCAGATCAAATTGGAAAGTTTCTTTTTCTTTCAAGCATCTATGGAGCGGAAGCGCTATTTACAATTGAACATACACTTATAAAGCAGCAAGACATGCTTTTTAAACCTAGTGGAAAAAGGCCGGTATTGAATGAGGCACTATCAAAGTTAAAAGAGAGCAATCGACAATTACTTGAGGCTAAAGGAAAAAACAATGAGTATCAACAGCTTTTAACTGAAAAAGACTCTTTAAAAGAGCGACTCTTATCATTAGATTTAAATAAAAAGCAACAGATTACAAAGCAAAAGAAACTTGAAAAGGTAAAAGCGATTCTTCCACTTATCAGGGAAAGAAATTGGTGTGTTGATCAATTGAGTCTGCTTCCCGATACAACAGGCTTCCCAGAAGATGGCTTACAACAACTTGATCAATTTGTTTTAACTCTCCAGCCGATGGAGGCACAGCTACATTCATTACGAAGTAAAAACCAGCAGTACGAAGTAGAAGCAGAAGAACTTACAGTTAATCATAAAGTATTAACTTTGCTTCCGACTATACATTCAATACGAGAGCAGCTACCACTTTATAAAGAAAAAAAGCATAACGAACATTTAAAGGAACAAAGAATTGAACAGCTTAAACATGAAATCAATCTATATAAACAAAGGTTATATCCGCAATTAAATGATGAAGAAGTAAGTAAGATTCATGCGACAGTTCCAATTAAGGAGTCAATAAAAAAGGCCTTAGCAGACGACCAGCATTTAAACCAACGAAAAAAAATGGTAGACGAGCAATTTGAGCAAGCAAAGAAATCTTTAGAAGAAACGGAATGGAAAATAAGTGATCTACAAAAGAATGTATTATCTGCTGAAGAAAGAAAGGCATTGGAAAATGAAGTATCTAGAAAAGAAGCATTAAATCCAGCACATATAAAGGCAGAACATCAGCAAATCTTATCACAAATTCAAGGTAGAAGACGAGAGCATAAGAAAGAGAAAAAACAACGTGTACTCCTAGTCGGAGGATTAGCTCTTTTATTATTGATAGGTTCTTGTTGGTTCATTAGTGAACAAGATTGGCTCATTTCTGGAATTCTGATAATTGGATTGATTGTAGCTTTACTACAACTAAAACGGGTAATTACAAAAGAAGACCCGCTTATTGATCATTTAACAAGTCGGCAGAAAATTCTTGAGCAGGAAATCATATCATTAAAGGAAAGTGGAGAAGATTATCAATCATTGTCCGAACTGATGAAGATACTTGATAAAGACAATAAAATAATTCAAGCATTACATCACGAGCAGCTTTTACATAAACAGCATGAAAGAACGTATGATAGAGTTTTAAAGCTGTATGAGGAATGGGAAGATGATTATTTTAAAAGTACAGAAAGTTCCTCACGATTAGCAAAACTGCTTCAGTTAGAGAAAAGTACGACACCTGACGCTTTATTAGAAGCATTTGATCTTTTGCAACATATCCAACAGATCATGTTGAAAAGACAGCAAAATCTTGCGGAGTTACTAATTATTAATCAAGAAATAGTTCAGTATGAAAATACAGTAAATGAGACATTGCAAGCTTGTGGGTTGGAAAAGGATTCAATAGAGGAGGCAGTTTATGAGTTATTCAAGCTATCTAGCTTAGAGGTGGAAAAAAATGATCAGCTCTTGAAAATTATGGATAGAAAAAGTGAAACAGAAGAAGCGATAGACACTTTAACGAATAAAATGAACTTTTTGAAAGATGAAAAAGAAGAATTATTAATTAGAGTTGGTGTCGAAAATGAAGATGAATTTCGTAAAATGGCAAAAAATCATCTCAAAAGAGAAGAATTAACTAAACAGAAGATGTGGGTAGAGAAGCAGCTAACTACAGAAATGAATGTAAATCTTGAAACGATACCAGTTGATGAATATGAGGATATTGATGAAAAACTATTCGAGCTGGAGAAAGTAATTGAATTTAGTGAACAGGATGGAAAGAAAACACAACAAGAATATTCTAGTGTGTTACACAAAATAAATGAGATCGAGCAAAGTGGAACATATTCAAAGCTTAGACATGCAACTGAAAATGAAAAGGCTGTAGTTAGAGAATATGCGGAGCAATGGGTAGTACGAGCGCTTGCAAAGGATCTATTAAATCAAACGGTTGAACGACATCGTGAAGTCAGATTACCTGCTTTGTTAGCTTATATAGAAAAGTACTTTAAAAAATTAACATCTAATAAATACAAACATGTGTTTTTGCCAAATAATAAGCAATCATTTATTGTTGAGCGATCTGATGGAATGAGGTTTTTTGCTGAAGAGTTAAGCCAAGCAACAGCTGAGCAATTGTACTTATCCATTCGGTTAGCGCTTGTAAAAACAATAAATGAACAATTTCACTTACCAATTATGATTGATGATAGTTTTGTTCATTTCGACCATCATCGAACCGCAAATATTATGCAGCTTTTACAAGAGCTAAAGCAGGATAACCAAGTCATTTATTTTACATGCCATCAGCATATCTCAAAAACCTACCATTCTAACAATATGGTCAACTTATCAGAACTATATGTAGGATAG
- a CDS encoding DUF1878 family protein, which produces MDSLEKRLATLEYYHTLMLQMIEPNRFPFYHLVMERGLTREEIEELYAICDELTYLHEEQKAQGLVIFTDLLTQFAGQLNEKLEIVETVQALSKQGLYKSLMNDFIALM; this is translated from the coding sequence ATGGATTCTTTAGAAAAACGTTTGGCTACTTTAGAATATTATCATACATTGATGCTGCAAATGATTGAGCCAAATCGATTTCCTTTCTACCATCTAGTCATGGAAAGAGGGTTAACTCGAGAGGAGATAGAAGAACTTTATGCAATATGTGATGAATTGACTTACCTTCATGAAGAACAAAAAGCGCAAGGATTAGTGATCTTTACAGATCTCCTTACGCAGTTTGCGGGTCAATTGAATGAAAAGCTTGAAATAGTAGAAACTGTTCAAGCATTGTCAAAACAGGGCTTATATAAATCTCTCATGAATGACTTCATAGCCCTAATGTAG
- a CDS encoding YjcZ family sporulation protein — MGQGFSNDFALLVVLFILLIIIGASYL, encoded by the coding sequence ATGGGTCAAGGTTTTTCAAACGACTTTGCATTACTTGTCGTATTGTTCATTTTGTTAATCATCATTGGAGCTTCTTATCTTTAA
- a CDS encoding DUF3267 domain-containing protein, protein MNCWKTINLSKDIGIHRILLISMLTMIVVFILTYLPINLLLPNVHLEDEHFLMFVLLLVTMIPIHKLLHAFPLLISGCRVSLKVKFYYLLPIFQIKACNSIKKSNMLLSLLAPFIFITTILFLGSLYFPAYIHYLCIAMAFHIGLCVPDFIFIKHLLFAPKMCLVEEFEDGYEVLVQK, encoded by the coding sequence ATGAACTGCTGGAAAACCATAAATCTTTCAAAGGACATTGGTATACACAGAATCCTTTTAATATCAATGCTAACAATGATAGTTGTTTTTATTTTAACCTATTTACCTATTAATTTACTATTACCAAACGTTCATCTTGAAGACGAACATTTTTTAATGTTTGTTTTATTATTGGTTACTATGATTCCAATTCATAAATTACTGCATGCCTTTCCTTTACTAATAAGTGGATGTCGCGTTTCATTAAAAGTTAAATTTTATTACCTGTTACCTATTTTCCAAATAAAAGCATGCAATAGTATTAAAAAAAGTAACATGCTATTATCTTTACTTGCACCTTTCATTTTTATCACAACCATTCTATTTTTAGGCAGTCTTTATTTTCCTGCGTATATACACTATTTATGTATCGCTATGGCTTTCCATATTGGCCTTTGCGTACCAGATTTTATTTTTATTAAACATTTATTGTTCGCACCTAAAATGTGTCTTGTTGAAGAATTTGAAGATGGCTATGAAGTACTTGTACAAAAATAA
- a CDS encoding HTH-type transcriptional regulator Hpr, protein MKHNEKEYTMKEALLFSQRVAQLSKALWKTIEKDWQQWIKPYDLNINEHHILWIADHLNGASISEIAKFGVMHVSTAFNFSKKLEERGYLEFSKKANDKRNTYIKLTKQGEDVLSQLLEDFSPDRNSVFKGALPLQNLYGKFPEMIEMMCIIRNIYGDDFMEIFERSFNNIEDSLYEDNGTLIKKENKSEQLLSSS, encoded by the coding sequence ATGAAACATAATGAAAAGGAATATACAATGAAAGAAGCCTTATTATTTAGTCAACGCGTTGCGCAGCTAAGTAAAGCATTATGGAAAACGATCGAGAAAGATTGGCAACAATGGATAAAACCGTATGACTTAAATATCAACGAGCACCATATCCTTTGGATTGCTGATCATTTAAATGGGGCTTCCATTTCAGAGATTGCTAAATTCGGAGTAATGCACGTATCTACTGCGTTCAACTTTTCGAAGAAGTTGGAAGAAAGAGGATATTTAGAGTTTTCTAAAAAGGCTAATGATAAGCGAAATACGTATATTAAGCTTACAAAGCAAGGGGAAGACGTACTTTCACAGCTTTTAGAAGATTTTAGTCCAGACAGGAATTCTGTATTTAAAGGGGCTCTCCCACTTCAAAATTTGTATGGGAAGTTTCCTGAAATGATAGAAATGATGTGTATCATCCGTAACATTTATGGCGATGACTTCATGGAAATCTTTGAACGCTCCTTTAATAACATTGAGGATTCATTATATGAGGATAACGGTACTCTTATAAAAAAAGAGAATAAGTCTGAACAATTATTATCCTCAAGTTGA
- a CDS encoding peptidylprolyl isomerase, giving the protein MKKVAIALAAATTLFALSACNNADSEVVVETKAGNITKDEFYQAMKDRFGEDTLTELVHEKVLSEKYEVSDKEIQTEFDKYKTQLGAQFTSMVEMQGEDVVKQILKVDLLRKKAAEEEVKVTDEDLKAYYDTLEGKVKASHILVADEATAKEVKDKLAAGEKFEDLAKELSTDTGSAQNGGELGWFGKGQMVKEFEEAAFKLKEGEVSAPVKTDYGYHIIKVTETVKPFDEMKESLKDEVLNQKLQLPETIQTVLDKEMDDANIEVKDEDLKDLFKEPEAEKETDTETEADTEEK; this is encoded by the coding sequence ATGAAAAAGGTAGCAATTGCACTAGCAGCAGCAACAACCCTATTCGCATTAAGCGCTTGCAACAATGCAGATTCTGAAGTTGTTGTAGAAACAAAGGCAGGAAATATTACAAAAGATGAATTTTACCAAGCAATGAAGGATCGTTTTGGTGAAGACACGTTAACAGAGCTAGTTCATGAAAAAGTACTAAGTGAAAAATATGAAGTTTCTGATAAGGAAATTCAAACAGAGTTTGATAAATATAAAACACAATTGGGCGCCCAATTTACAAGCATGGTTGAAATGCAAGGTGAAGATGTCGTTAAACAAATTCTAAAAGTAGATCTATTAAGAAAAAAGGCAGCTGAAGAAGAAGTAAAAGTTACAGATGAGGATTTAAAAGCATACTATGACACGCTAGAGGGAAAAGTCAAAGCGAGCCATATATTAGTTGCTGACGAAGCTACAGCAAAAGAAGTTAAGGATAAGCTTGCAGCTGGGGAAAAATTTGAAGATCTAGCTAAAGAACTCTCAACAGATACAGGATCTGCCCAAAATGGCGGTGAATTAGGCTGGTTCGGTAAAGGTCAAATGGTGAAAGAATTTGAAGAGGCTGCCTTTAAGTTAAAAGAAGGCGAAGTAAGTGCACCAGTTAAGACTGATTATGGCTATCATATTATAAAAGTAACCGAAACAGTTAAACCGTTTGATGAAATGAAGGAATCATTAAAAGATGAAGTTCTTAACCAAAAATTGCAGCTACCAGAGACAATCCAAACTGTTCTAGATAAAGAAATGGATGATGCAAACATTGAAGTTAAAGATGAGGATTTAAAAGATCTGTTTAAAGAACCTGAAGCTGAAAAGGAAACTGACACTGAGACAGAAGCTGACACTGAAGAAAAGTAA
- a CDS encoding YtxH domain-containing protein produces MSKNKSLFCGLIVGGIIGGIATLLATPSSGKEMRGQLTINRKMLEDTIQQLKAESIALKNQIVITAKESSGVVKEVSTDLKRTINQFQKEIEPHKKDLQKEIEEVELKIKQLEKTLQ; encoded by the coding sequence ATGTCAAAAAACAAATCATTATTTTGCGGACTTATAGTTGGTGGAATAATTGGCGGAATAGCAACGTTATTGGCTACCCCATCATCAGGAAAAGAGATGCGAGGTCAACTTACTATCAACCGTAAAATGCTCGAAGACACAATACAACAATTAAAGGCCGAGAGCATCGCATTAAAAAATCAAATTGTGATTACGGCTAAAGAAAGTTCAGGAGTTGTCAAGGAAGTTTCAACCGACTTAAAAAGAACCATAAATCAATTTCAGAAAGAAATTGAACCACATAAAAAAGATTTGCAAAAAGAAATTGAAGAAGTTGAGCTAAAAATTAAACAGCTAGAGAAAACTTTGCAATAA
- a CDS encoding sporulation YhaL family protein, with the protein MLLLPWWIYVCIIGILVSGYMAFKTAREDKLVDHEFIEKEGQVFIERIEQERQKKQEMLEQQKVQNDQPETEKISAS; encoded by the coding sequence ATGCTTTTATTACCATGGTGGATATATGTGTGTATTATCGGAATACTTGTTAGTGGATACATGGCCTTCAAAACAGCACGTGAGGATAAACTCGTTGATCATGAGTTTATCGAGAAGGAAGGCCAAGTATTTATTGAACGAATTGAACAGGAACGTCAAAAGAAGCAAGAAATGTTAGAACAACAAAAAGTTCAAAATGATCAACCAGAAACAGAAAAGATTTCAGCAAGCTAA